A window of Mustela lutreola isolate mMusLut2 chromosome X, mMusLut2.pri, whole genome shotgun sequence genomic DNA:
cagtttcttcatctgaaaaatggggatagcATCTACCTCAGAGgatcatgatgatgatgaaatGAAATTATGTAAATGAACCACTATAGACCTTCATATGTAATAAGCACTCAAGAAGCCTATGTCTTTCAAGGGCACCTATCATAATTTGCCTCATATTTCTAGTTAGTTGTATGCAATACATGTCTCTCTGTCCAATCAGATCTTAAatttgaaggcagacactgtgTATGAATCATTTTTTAcatgtatttgctttttaaatatattttctgattgCAAATACCATGTAAACTCGTACAAAATTTAAGTATTGCAAACTATCTAACATTGAAGAAATCCCCCTCAAACTACAACCCCCCAACCAGAGTGCTGCTGTAAAGAATTTGGAACATTTTTCTCTGGCTCCCCCAACTAccatattgtttgttttgtttttacaaaaataggatcactgttaaaatatgattctcagaatgtgttttttttttaagtttcatccaaatagagagtgagcatgtgtcaaattttaattttaactcacAAAGGAGGAAACCAGCAAGATGGTAAAGTTAATCTAAAGAGGATATGAGGACTGGTATTTtatagtcaattaaaaaaaaagaaacgttaaaataatattaaaatcataTTGCTAAGTTAGAATTAAAGCTGGTTAATGTCCTACAAGGCACTAAGAACCAACATCATGCTTCAGGTGGATAGAAAATCTTGTTGCATTTTGTCAGTTTTATAGATTTGTAAAATGACTGAACCCTAATCACTTGTGCCAAATTATAATTCTCTAGATGTAGAGAGGTAGATGACCCTTAGGCCTGTTAGAAAATGCTCTTAAGGTGACATTAAAGCATCAAGTAATCATCTTTTCCCTTTGTATTAGTTTCTTAGTGCTGTTATAATAAATCATCACAAACTGTTGTGGCTTaaaaaacacttatttattttctcacagctctggaggtcagaagtccaaaatcagttccactgggctgaaatcaaggtgttggcagggaccTGCTCCTTCTGGACACTCTCcaggagaatctgtttccttgtgtTTTACAGCTTCTAGAGATGCATTTGtctgtggccccttcctccatctttaaaACCAACAATGTGACATCTTCAATTATCCCTCTCTCCACCTTCACATCAACTTCTCTCTCATGAGGACCTTTATGATTACATCCAGCACACCCACATAATTCAGggtaatctctccatctcaaggtcAACTGATTAACAACCTCAATTCCCTATTTAATTCTCCCTTACCAAGGAACATAACACATTCACAAATTCTAAGGATTAGACGTGGAGATCTAGAGGGTGACACTATTCTTCCTATGACACTCTTGTTCCCAGGTTTTCAATAATTCTTCATAATCTCATCctatacattttgtttttcaacttactttttttttaaccagtctTTTCACTTAGAACATACTGTATACATCTACCCTATTTTTTTAGtagatacacaatgttacattagtttcaggtgtacaatattatGCTTTGTTCACAAGTGTAGAatccatctgtcatcatacatcACTATTACAATATTATGGACCCTATGCTGTACCTCTTATTCCATGAccttcattctgtaactggaagtctgtatctcctTTTCCCTTTCATCCTTTGGCCCAATCCCCCACTTccttcccttctggcaaccattagggttcttttttttcattatttataggtctgattttgCATTCTGCTTATGcatttttaagattccacttatgagtggaatcatatggtatttttcttagtctgatttatttcactcagcataataccctctaggcccatgttgttgcaaatggcatgatctcatcctttttatggccacataatattccattatacacacacacacacacacaccctccttatcaattcatccattgatggataacTAGGTTGCttacatattttggctattgtaaataatgctataataaacataggggtacatatatctttttaatgGATGGACAGTATTCCAATGATAGAAATACCAGAATTTAACCATTTCCTTGTAAGTGGAAATTTAAGTTGTTACCAACTTTTCACTGTTACAAACTGTGCTATAATAAACATTCTTGTGCACATCTCTTTGCATAAGTGTATCTATGTTGCCATAGGAAAAATTCCTAGAGGTTAAAATTCTGAGACAAAAAGTATGTCCATTTAATTTTGACAAAACTGACAATGCCTTCCAAAAACGTGCTCCAATATTTTGCTCTCATACCAGTGATGACAACCAGTGGCTATTTATCTCCAATATCACTGAAACTCaatatttgggattttcttttgaGTCTTTCAGCATCTATAAAGCACTCTGAAATATCCATGTAGGTTTCCCTGGCACAAAATGAGTTTAATAATTGTTTAATAAATTAAAGGTTAGAACATTGCAAATTCATATGTACAGCTCAGAGGGCTTGTCCCAACAATGATACAATGGTAACAGAGCTAGTATGTATCGATGCTCTTCGCACATAGTACAGTGCTATTCAGATGTTATTTTCTCTATACATGAAAGTATATCATTTTCACACTTAGTTCCCATAGCTCACACAGGTTGGCCTTGCTACTTCCCGGTTTCACATGGTGTGTGCTTTGTTGCCAAGGCTCATATCATACTTTCACTTTGCACCCCAGAGGCTCTAAGACCTAAAGTATATGACTAATGGTGCTGGTTCTTCAAGAGGAAAGGCATAAGATTCTGCACATATGTGTTCCCTGAAGATAGTAATGAAACCCAATAGCATAAGTTTCATAGAATGAGGATCCCCACTCTTGGGTAGGTAAATATTTTGGAGGGTCCAAAGTCCTCTGCTTGTATACTAAAGGACTTTTCAGAAATGGAACACCACaagggtttgggttttgtttgtttaacattttctttttaagtaatctctacaaccaacaaggggctcaaattcacatccccaagatcaagaactgcaggctccatggactgagccagccaggcaccctcgaACTCCCCAGGTTTAGATGGAATGTCCTGGTGAATGTTCTACCCTTCAACTGCTCACACCACCCTTACCCTGGAAGTAGCAATCAACTCTGAATGCTGAGGACCATGACCTAGAGAGGTGCAGGCAGGAGCAGGCTAGCTGAAAGAGCACTGAATGTTGACTTAGGCTCTCAGGACTGTGACAGTTGGGGGAAGGTCATTATTCTTCCACATCCTTATCCTGTGGCCTGCTTTAGAATCAGGAATCAGCTTCTCAAGAGTAGTAAGGGCAGTGTTGCTAAGAGGAAGTATAAGAGAGTCAGCTTCAGCACTCCTTTGCTGTGATTGGTTGTTTGGGGAGTTGGTGGGGGAAGATTCATACAAACCTGGGTAGTAATTGCTCCCTCCAGTTTTATTCCCATGAATAGGATCCATGAATAGGAAGCTGTGTGTTCAAGAACACACAGGAGACAAAATCCTGAAACTAGAAAGGAAATGTGTCTACCACTCTCCCCTGCCTTATCCCCCCATCAGTACATGTAAACATTAAATATAAGTACATGTGAACATTAAGTAACATCAGCCTATAAGTACAGGTGAACACATACTCCATTTTCATCCCAGTCCTTTTAGGACTTGACCTTTTTCTCTCGAGTAAACCCAGTGATGCCCCTTGATTACAGCCCAGAAAAGATTCCTGGAATCACTAACATATTAAACTAACTCCACAAAGGACCTAAGAGGATTTAGAGGCTTGTGTCATGATGAAGAGTGTGAGCTCTGGAGCCTGAGCGCCTAAGACTGAATCCTGGCGCTGATAACTAGCTGGTTTTGGGCAGGTCATATGCCTTAgaatctttatctgtaaaatgagggataatagtacctacttcataaGGGATTGTTTTGAGAACTGAATGAAATAGTGCATATAAAGCACCATGCCAGGCATATAGTAAATGCTTATAAATATCAACTATTATTTAATTCTCCTAGAGTGCTTCCCAGTTCTGGGCCCCAAAGTCTTTAAACATTTGTGGAACAAATGAAATTGACAACTATGAGTTTATTTGATACATTTCCTTAACATGTTCATTTCCAGGTACTTAGCTGGtcaggggggcggtgggggggactGTGGCTACAACAGCCTCTCTTTACCCCCACACTTCATGGTTCTGCCTTCCTTTTCTAAGACCCATTTCCTGgccccatctctgcctcctcttccaggAAGGCTGGCCCCTACACAACTACCCTGTGTCACTTTAAGATTTCAAAGGGTAAAAAGAAAGTAGTCAATTAAAAAGGTGTTTGCGGAGGGGAGCACTTCCCTTGCCCATCCaccatattttgaaatttctcttttttctgtgtaTCTAGAAGACTGCTGTGGAACAGAAAGGCCACCACATATAGGACGTTCTGAGAGTTCATTAGCATAAGGTATCACTAGACTCTGTTCTCCTTAGGTAAGGGCAGCAGGTTTTTCAGGTCTGAAAGCTGTCCCACACCCCTCATCCTGAACTCCCTACATTCCAGAGATATTAAGTCACAGAGGCTGGGGAGGGTGCATGGGAAAAAATATGCCTGGTCTACTACCAAGGCACATGTTTCTGCCCTGTGTATCTCTGCTCTAGCTCTAATTGGCCTACTTGGCTTAGTGTGTGCCTTAAGTAGCTGACTCACATGGCTTTTATGAGCCAAATTACAGTTCCACACTGCTTCTGATTTTAATAGAAGGGAATATTAACCAGTAGAGAGAAATTGTTGTTTGAATTCCAAAGAGACAGCGTGTTCTTCTGGAGGCCTAATAGATTCTTTCAAATTCACCTTAAATAACATAGAAGATAGGTGTGAGCGTTTTCAGACACCAACCTAAGTCTCTCCATCAAAGATAAAATGAGGGAGTTGGATTGACGAAGAAAGTCTTCACTGCTCCAAAGCAAGTCACTTGACTCTCCTCCCCAATTAACGATTCAATCCTTTTGGCCCCCAAACAGTGGTTGAAGATGGGAAACCACACTAGACATGCCAGGAAATAGGACTATTCTGGCTAACAGCCCTGCTACCTGAAAGAGGGAGCTCTTCCACCATAAACTCCTGACACTGGATAAGAGGAAGGGATAAGGCTAAAGATAAACTCTTCACATGATCTCATGAGTAAAACTGGATAGGGACTTTAGGTCAGATCCTTCACAATTTCTCAAAACATTGTGGCAGCAACAATTAGTACATACTGCTAGTAATTCTCTACTTTCCTCGTCTGTAAGGGGTAAGGATTAGGTAAATGCTGGGATACTAGGTCCCAATAGGCAGTGGCCATACTAACCTCAATTCCTTGGTTACCTTAGAGGCATCTGAGCTGacatccccatcaaaatacccaCGGATATGAGATTCATGAGAAAGGGAGATATGCATTCATTCATTGGGAGTGTGGGAATGAGCAGAAGATTGATAAACATTTCCTTATTAGAAAATAAAGCCCGGTGGTCAAAAACCAGTACCAATGATGAGTTAATATGATCCGgtttcccttctctgtcttcacTCTACCTTGGAGTATTAGCTGCCCCGCAAACCCCAAACAGGAGGAAGGTAATAATCCAACTATCATTACCTTTTCTCTCccctaggggggaaaaaaaaaccaagccaGCAAAATACTCGGAAGAGTAGGAGACACAAAGCAATCTTCATTTCTTCCATACATTAGAAACATCCTCAATTACAGCTCCGCTTCTCTGAAATCTATCTCAAGTAGTAAACTGCCATGAGCACAGAAAAACCAGTTTGGAGGGAATTCCTGATAACGAGGCAGGAAGTGAGAGATTTTACTCAACCACTCCATTCCACAGGCTGGATGCCCCTGCAGGTCCCTGAGAAAGTGTCATTCTGGCTTATGCCCCGTAGGAATCCTACTCCGCACTCCCTCCTGGGAGTGTGCCTAGGAAGGGTTGCTTGAAAAGAGAGGTCTTTGATCACTATGATCACTACTAAAATCCCAATGCTAAGCTAACTTATTTGGGGAGCAGCTCTTTTAATAGTGGGGGTTTTCTTCTTAAACTAGAGTTTCTCAgtggaattaagaaaaataaaacccagccATGCTTACAGTTATAATTCCACATTAATCATCCAGTTTTCCTGGGAGGTACCCATAATCAACAAATTGTCATATCTCTGATCAGTCAGTATATATTCTGGTGGAATTCTGGGCATTCATCCCAGCCCTAGGAAAAAGCTCAGTAATGCCCTGGAGCAAATGAGCAGAGTAACAAGATCACACTGAGAGAGAGATTAAGGTGCTTGGAGGTAAATTATCCCCTTGGACAGCCAAAGAGCTGCCCTGGGTGGGAGGGGAGCCGTTCACAGTATCTCTGAACCTTCTTGGTAAGCTAACCTTCTTAGCTACCCTGGGTTTCCAAACATAGCAGTcagtcttaaagaaataaaacctatttgGGAGTTGTTCTTTCTTCTTAGAGGCTTACcagaaatttcaagaaaatgtcCCGGTGGGTACTCACCTATGAGCCTCATCCTCTCCTTCAATTTCAAAGTTGCTCTTGGCCACCCCCAGCCTATCCCGAAGGACCCAGAAGATAGAATCTCAGACAATGCTTTGCCTTGCTTGGGCATCACAGGGTAGCTCTGAGTTCTCAATCCTGCCCCGAAGGTGCCGACGGCAGCAGACACAATGGAGGTAGTCCACTACGTTGTGGGTAAAGAGTGAGCGTAATGGGTGCAAGTATTGGAAGAAAAGGAGCATGAAGCCAATGGAAATCAGATAAGCAATGATGAGCTGCAAAGCAATCAAGGAATGACAGTAATCCAGCAAGACTTTCACTCCAAAGAAGTTAAAAACTAAAACCATGACCACGTTCTCTACGAACCTCACACTATAGTGCAGGCCCATATGCCCCCAGTTCTGGCCTTTGTCAACAAGGTCCCTGTCTGCCAATTTCAGCTGCAAAGCTGACCAGCAAGAGAAGTTGATGCCCGCATAGAGAACGGTGATGGAGATCAGTACCACCAGGGTGCCGACTCGGCTGAAATTTTTCTCAATATTATTGGGCATCTGGGCACCACTCCTCCAGAACTTAACCCAGGGCTCAAAGAGGATGATCAGGAAGTTAAGCAGTAAGAATGGCACAGCTTTCAGTTTCAAGGTAGCTGAGAAGAGCACCAGAATCACGAGGCGGGAAGTGATTTCCAATGTCCGCCAAATGGTGATGCAGAGGACTTCTAATGGCCCGAGGCGAATCTTGTATTCATCATACTTGATCTGGATAGCCAACATATTGCAGAGGGTTGCCCCATAGGTGACAGAGATCAGGGAAAAAACCATTAGCacaactgtaagaaaaaaaataacagaaaaaatagacaatCAGACTGTGTTAACAAAGCCTGAACTCAGACCCGGAGGTCCAGAGAGATGATTAAGTGAGGCTTGAGGGCCCAGCTAAGAACAAATTCACGTATGAACATAGCTATGTTGGCACAGCACACAGCacgcaaaggaaaaaaatggaaagaaataaccTAAAATATACTTTTTGTGGTGAGGactatatcaatttttaaaatctttttttctatatttctctattttctaagtTTCCCACAAGGAACATACATTGTAATACTTCAATAATCATATAAACACACAAAATGAACTTTTTAAGAAGAGTGGACCTCAGAACTAGCACTGAGAGGTCACTAACACAAGAAGAGCACTTATAAAGGGATAGGGGAGCACCCACTGCATGAAATAGGCTTCTGAGCAAACAATGAAGGAGGCAGAAGGAATTCTGAAAAAATCCAGTCCTAGGAAATTCATAGGTAATGCCTCTGGTTACAGAAGCCTCTTCTTTGACATGTATCTTCTTTAAAGAACAAATCTTGTATGTACTTCTAGAATGTGTCAGCAtgtattctggaaattccatgaAGGCAAAAAGGACCATGTCTATTTTGTTCCATACTGTATCCCTGGAGCCTAAGACACTGCCTGGGagatagtaggtgctcaataaatgtttgtggcaTTAATGAGGCATTCTGAATTTAGAGAGGCagcatgaaatatttataattagaaGCCCTTGATTCAGTTCTGTGAAAGTCACTGAATATCTATGTGCCTTGGTTCCCCAATTCAGTGAGATACTCTAGAATTGCTTACATAAATCACTAACAATATAAATTTATCACCCATGTGCTTTGCTATATTTTAGGAATTTCCAAACTTCAACCAGAATgatttacaaattttttaaaaccccacCTCATAGCCCATAACATCCACGCTGCTGTATAGagttggggccctgaagggtcaGGCTGCTCTGTAATCAGCTATGGTAAATCTCAACTATAGATCGCATGGTGTCGCTTTTCTTTTATCCCTTTATATCAAAGGATACCAATCACTAAGAAAAATCTACCACGCTCAAGAAGAGTGAGAGGCCTGAGGGGAActcatccagaaaaaaaaaaaaaggctggaacTTTCAGTTCCCATGAAAATATTAGATCCCAGGGAACTGGAGCCACAGAGATGTCAGCTTAATTTGCAAGAAAAGCGAAGACTTCCCCCATGGAAACCCAAAAAGAAGCACAAGTTTGTTTCCAAGATCCTTTTCAGCTCTAAGTGAAGTGCTAGAATCTCAAAGACTAGAGAGACTCTCTTGAAGTGTCTACAATtggccttatttttatttattatttttccatgtttgttgaaatataattgatatataatattgtattagtttaaggtgtacaataaaATGATTTGATGTACTCTTAGCTTTATAAACCACTCGTAGTCCCATCCTTAAGATTTGATGCTCCTAGTTAGGAGCACCAGAGTGTAT
This region includes:
- the XKRX gene encoding XK-related protein 2; this encodes MDRVYEIPEESNVDPISSLEEDVIRGANPRFTFPFGILFSTFLYCGEAASTLYMVRIYRKNSETYWMAYTLSFFMFSSIMVQLTLIFVHRDLAKDKPLSLFMHLILLGPVIRCLEAMIKYLTLWKKEGQEEPYVSLTRKKMLINGEEVLIEWEVGHSIRTLAMHRNAYKRMSQIQAFLGSVPQLTYQLYVTLISAEVPMGRVVLMVFSLISVTYGATLCNMLAIQIKYDEYKIRLGPLEVLCITIWRTLEITSRLVILVLFSATLKLKAVPFLLLNFLIILFEPWVKFWRSGAQMPNNIEKNFSRVGTLVVLISITVLYAGINFSCWSALQLKLADRDLVDKGQNWGHMGLHYSVRFVENVVMVLVFNFFGVKVLLDYCHSLIALQLIIAYLISIGFMLLFFQYLHPLRSLFTHNVVDYLHCVCCRRHLRGRIENSELPCDAQARQSIV